One genomic window of Paenibacillus xylanilyticus includes the following:
- a CDS encoding ZIP family metal transporter codes for MNDALIGSFISAMSTGLGAVPILFMRKVTHRLRDILLAYAAGIMTSASVYNLIPEALGQSNLFVLALGIMLGSMVLLVLEMKIPHVDLENPEKMPFKIEAKAFMIIAAITMHNLPEGLSVGVSYASTDASLGNLIAFSIGLQNAPEGFLVALFLVNQNIGRFKALGIATLTGAVEIITAMIGYTLSSLVAGLVPYGLAFAAGAMMFIVYKELIPESHGDGNARVATVSFLLGLITMIGLTELF; via the coding sequence ATGAACGATGCACTCATTGGCAGCTTTATCTCAGCCATGTCTACCGGCCTTGGGGCGGTACCTATTTTATTTATGCGGAAAGTAACACACCGTCTGCGCGATATCTTGCTTGCTTACGCAGCAGGCATCATGACCTCGGCTTCGGTGTACAATCTCATTCCCGAGGCGCTGGGGCAGTCGAACTTGTTCGTGCTCGCTCTTGGCATTATGCTCGGCAGCATGGTTTTGCTGGTACTCGAAATGAAGATCCCTCATGTGGATCTGGAGAATCCGGAGAAGATGCCATTTAAAATTGAAGCCAAAGCCTTCATGATAATTGCAGCCATCACCATGCATAACCTGCCTGAAGGCCTTTCTGTAGGTGTCAGTTACGCCAGTACCGATGCCAGTCTGGGGAATCTCATTGCCTTTTCGATTGGTTTGCAAAATGCTCCCGAAGGATTCCTGGTTGCTCTGTTCCTGGTGAATCAGAATATCGGCCGCTTCAAGGCACTTGGAATCGCTACCCTGACAGGAGCCGTCGAAATTATCACCGCCATGATCGGCTACACGCTTAGCAGCCTTGTCGCAGGACTTGTCCCTTACGGGCTTGCATTCGCCGCAGGTGCAATGATGTTCATTGTATATAAAGAACTGATTCCCGAAAGTCACGGAGATGGCAACGCACGTGTAGCCACCGTTTCATTTTTGCTGGGACTCATTACGATGATTGGTTTGACTGAGCTATTCTAA
- a CDS encoding heavy metal translocating P-type ATPase, with the protein MQAIHQPIPTQVQAEQNSAQSPNPNRGRKPNFRAMLRNKEMQAALGSGLLMLVAWGTSPYFNAISIMLYIVSYAIGGWTKAKEGVETLVKDRDLDVNLLMIAASLGAAAIGYWNEGAMLIFIFALSGALESYATERSHKDISSLMALKPETALRIEKGQMNLVAIDELMPGDLLLVKPGELIPADGTVYRGSSFINQASITGESLPVDKAEGDEVYAGTVNGEGALYVEVTKSAAGSLFGKIIKLVEEAQAEVPDSQRFIERFEGIYARVVVGVTLMVIAGAPLLLGWTWNEAFYKAMVFLVVASPCALVSSIMPVMLSAMSSSARRGILFKGGAHVENMAQTRVVAFDKTGTLTMGTPQVTDILTAEGISRAELLSAAAAIENLSMHPLARAIVDQAVREGIVTQEAERVQTLTGWGIEGYVHGVLWKIGKTNEIHLDTHSHWHDERARLEREGKTVSIVMADNHFAGLIAMRDTVRPQAAAAVKKLEDMGVKVAMLTGDRATSAAVIAREIGVSLVYADLLPEDKVKQVQALRQEYGQVLMVGDGVNDAPALAAATVGMGMGMSGSGTALEVADVVLMNDNIEEIAWVIEQARRAQRTVKQNMFFAITVILTLIAGNFLQGVALPLGVVGHEGSTILVILNGLRLLR; encoded by the coding sequence ATGCAAGCGATACATCAACCTATACCCACCCAGGTACAAGCAGAACAGAACTCTGCCCAGTCACCTAACCCGAACCGTGGACGTAAACCTAATTTTCGCGCCATGCTCCGGAATAAGGAGATGCAGGCGGCTCTCGGCAGCGGGTTATTAATGCTTGTTGCATGGGGAACTTCACCCTATTTCAATGCAATATCCATCATGCTGTACATCGTTTCTTACGCAATCGGAGGATGGACCAAGGCCAAGGAGGGTGTGGAGACACTGGTCAAGGACCGCGATCTGGATGTGAATCTGCTCATGATTGCAGCATCACTGGGTGCAGCAGCTATTGGATATTGGAATGAGGGCGCGATGCTGATCTTCATTTTTGCGTTAAGTGGTGCGCTGGAAAGTTATGCGACGGAACGGAGCCATAAGGATATTTCATCGCTGATGGCACTTAAGCCGGAGACAGCACTCCGTATTGAGAAGGGACAGATGAATCTTGTTGCCATTGATGAGCTGATGCCTGGTGACCTGCTGCTGGTCAAACCGGGGGAATTAATCCCGGCCGACGGTACCGTATATCGCGGGAGTTCATTCATTAATCAGGCTTCCATTACGGGGGAATCCCTGCCGGTGGATAAAGCTGAGGGAGACGAGGTTTATGCAGGAACGGTGAACGGCGAAGGAGCTCTGTATGTAGAGGTAACGAAGTCGGCTGCAGGTTCGCTGTTTGGCAAAATCATTAAGCTGGTCGAAGAGGCACAAGCCGAAGTGCCGGATTCACAGCGTTTCATAGAGCGATTCGAAGGCATTTACGCACGAGTGGTTGTGGGTGTAACTTTAATGGTTATCGCAGGAGCTCCACTGCTGCTGGGCTGGACTTGGAATGAGGCTTTTTATAAAGCCATGGTTTTTCTCGTTGTAGCTTCACCTTGTGCACTGGTTTCCTCCATCATGCCAGTCATGCTGTCTGCGATGTCCAGCAGTGCACGTCGCGGTATTCTGTTCAAGGGAGGGGCCCACGTGGAGAATATGGCTCAGACCCGAGTCGTGGCTTTTGATAAAACAGGGACATTGACCATGGGTACTCCCCAAGTCACAGATATATTAACAGCCGAGGGCATAAGTCGCGCCGAACTGCTGTCTGCAGCAGCTGCCATTGAGAACTTGTCCATGCACCCGCTGGCTCGAGCCATTGTAGATCAGGCAGTGCGTGAAGGTATTGTGACGCAAGAAGCCGAACGGGTACAAACACTGACGGGTTGGGGTATTGAAGGGTACGTACACGGTGTTCTCTGGAAGATTGGGAAAACGAATGAGATACACCTGGATACCCATTCACACTGGCACGACGAACGTGCACGACTTGAGCGTGAAGGCAAAACGGTATCCATCGTCATGGCGGATAACCATTTTGCTGGCCTGATCGCCATGCGGGATACCGTTCGTCCACAAGCCGCAGCAGCAGTGAAGAAGCTGGAGGATATGGGCGTGAAGGTGGCCATGCTGACAGGTGATCGGGCCACATCTGCAGCTGTAATCGCACGGGAAATAGGAGTAAGTCTCGTCTATGCCGATCTGCTTCCCGAAGATAAAGTGAAACAGGTACAGGCATTGCGTCAGGAGTACGGACAGGTGCTCATGGTTGGTGATGGTGTGAATGACGCTCCTGCACTTGCAGCGGCTACTGTGGGCATGGGCATGGGAATGTCGGGAAGCGGGACAGCGCTGGAGGTGGCTGATGTGGTGCTCATGAATGATAATATTGAGGAAATTGCCTGGGTGATTGAGCAGGCGCGAAGAGCACAACGGACCGTGAAGCAGAATATGTTTTTTGCCATAACGGTTATTCTGACACTGATCGCGGGGAATTTTCTGCAAGGAGTTGCATTGCCACTGGGGGTTGTTGGGCATGAGGGCAGCACAATTCTGGTAATACTTAATGGTTTAAGACTGCTTCGCTAA